From Triticum urartu cultivar G1812 chromosome 2, Tu2.1, whole genome shotgun sequence, a single genomic window includes:
- the LOC125538196 gene encoding uncharacterized WD repeat-containing protein sll0163-like — protein sequence MPRSNSDRDDIFFDAFDDISSAREPSSSDDCSTSGEGLAPREFEYDIWANEPMSVKERRQRFLEGMGLDDLGSTKVDLPQCQAEITSADTCADLQERTVMSDVSSLGSSIPENESAFDAACCIRDLDSGKRYVVHNGGHDGLTSFLKDVATDKVLSLLEFESLVGVSRSVQKLLRRAYCQSPALATEAKEAIGGKKKDIKSLCKNLMKKRSFGGMCKTDVHVKSCTTSIPSRTKVQHRKKKNAEFSAVYMGQEIRAHNGLIRVMKFSPSGWYLASGGEDCVVRIWQITEVDAHSKMYGGENHSHEHVEKIKILKPKLEEGQGRALAVMPSKGFHITESPLHELHGHTGDVLDMTWSNSDCLLTSSKDKTVRLWKVGSDVCLGVFRHKDYVTCVQFNPTDERYFISGSIDGKVRIWDVLHKRVVNWADTRNVISAVSYQPDGKNFVVGTTGGVCRFYDQSGEDIQLDKELFMQGKKKSAANRIKSLQLCTSDSPRFLVTSTDSKIRVADGADIVQKFKGPWKSKALSSPSLTSDGRYLISTGMDSNVYIWNFDNSSSASQKGEAKSVRSCEMFFSKDVTTAVPWPGVHQDRHVKPSRLPEKSASASALRRHGGESRSPGTWFFADGMRGSVTWPEEKLTSAKPVNGPRLADCLSAISAAWNMVIVTASHGGVIRSFHNYGLPVTL from the exons ATGCCAAGATCCAACTCAGACAGGGATGATATCTTCTTTGATGCATTTGATGATATTAGTTCAGCAAGGGAGCCTTCATCATCAGATGATTGTAGTACGAGTGGCGAAGGATTGGCGCCAAGGGAATTTGAGTACGACATTTGGGCAAACGAGCCAATGAGTGTTAAAGAAAGGCGGCAAAGATTCCTGGAGGGAATGGGATTAGATGACTTAGGTTCCACTAAAGTGGATCTTCCTCAATGTCAGGCAGAGATAACAAGTGCTGACACTTGTGCTGACTTGCAGGAAAGGACTGTTATGAGCGACGTCTCTTCTTTGGGTTCATCTATACCTGAGAATGAATCAGCATTTGATGCCGCCTGCTGCATTAGGGATCTGGATAGTGGAAAGAGATATGTAGTTCATAATGGCGGGCATGACGGACTAACTAGCTTTCTCAAGGATGTTGCAACAGATAAGGTGTTGTCTCTTCTGGAGTTTGAAAGCTTAGTTGGTGTTTCTCGATCTGTTCAAAAGTTATTACGAAGAGCATATTGCCAGAGTCCTGCCCTGGCAACAGAGGCAAAAGAGGCTATTGGTGGAAAGAAAAAGGATATCAAAAGCTTGTGCAAAAACTTGATGAAGAAGAGGAGTTTCGGTGGAATGTGCAAGACTGATGTCCATGTAAAAAGCTGCACGACAAGTATACCATCCAGAACAAAAGTTCAGCACCGAAAGAAGAAGAATGCGGAATTCTCTGCTGTCTATATGGGTCAAGAAATCCGGGCTCACAACGGTTTAATTAGAGTAATGAAGTTTAGTCCGTCTGGCTGGTATTTAGCAAGTGGTGGTGAGGACTGTGTTGTGAGAATTTGGCAGATTACAGAAGTGGATGCACATTCTAAAATGTATGGGGGAGAGAACCACTCTcatgaacatgtagagaaaattAAAATCCTAAAACCGAAGCTAGAAGAGGGGCAGGGCCGTGCACTTGCAGTTATGCCAAGCAAGGGTTTTCACATTACAGAGAGCCCATTGCATGAATTGCATGGCCATACAGGTGATGTCCTGGATATGACATGGTCGAATTCAGAT TGTCTGTTGACCTCATCAAAAGATAAGACAGTCAGATTGTGGAAAGTTGGCTCAGATGTTTGTCTTGGAGTATTCAGACACAAAGACTACG TGACGTGTGTTCAGTTCAATCCTACTGACGAAAGATACTTCATCAGTGGTTCAATAGATGGTAAAGTTCGCATTTGGGATGTTCTACACAAGCGGGTCGTCAACTGGGCTGATACCAGGAATGTTATATCTGCTGTTAGTTACCAACCAGATGGAAAG AATTTTGTTGTTGGCACGACTGGAGGAGTTTGTCGCTTCTACGATCAATCAG GTGAAGACATCCAACTAGACAAAGAATTGTTTATGCAAGGGAAAAAGAAATCTGCTGCCAATCGGATCAAGAGTCTGCAG TTATGTACAAGTGATTCCCCTAGATTCCTAGTTACATCAACAGATTCCAAGATTCGAGTTGCTGATGGTGCTGATATCGTCCAAAAGTTTAAAG GGCCTTGGAAGTCGAAGGCTCTTTCATCGCCATCACTAACATCAGATGGCAGATATCTTATATCCACTGGCATGGACTCCAATGTCTACATATGGAATTTTGACAACTCAAGCAGCGCCTCACAGAAAGGTGAAGCCAAATCGGTTCGATCGTGCGAAATGTTCTTCTCCAAGGACGTGACAACCGCGGTGCCATGGCCGGGGGTGCACCAAGACAGGCATGTCAAGCCGTCCCGCTTGCCCGAGAAATCTGCCAGCGCGTCGGCTTTACGCCGCCATGGAGGAGAAAGCCGTTCCCCTGGGACATGGTTCTTCGCGGACGGCATGAGGGGGTCTGTGACGTGGCCAGAGGAGAAGCTCACTTCGGCGAAGCCTGTCAATGGCCCCCGGCTGGCTGACTGTCTCTCGGCGATATCGGCTGCCTGGAACATGGTGATAGTGACGGCGAGCCACGGCGGCGTGATCCGGTCCTTCCACAACTACGGCTTGCCTGTGACGTTGTGA